From Xanthomonas citri pv. mangiferaeindicae:
CGTTCGACAAGCTGGTCAAGCACGAAGTGCTGGGCCTGCGTCGCGAGCGCGACAAGCTCGAGGCCTCGCTGGGCGGCATCAAGGAAATGAACCGTCTGCCCGACGCACTGTTCGTCATCGACATCGGCCACGAGAACATCGCGATCCAGGAAGCCAAGAAGCTCGGCATTCCGGTCATCGCCGTTGTCGACACCAACTACGATCCGGCGCTGGTGGACTACGCGATCCCGGGCAACGACGACGCGATCCGCGCCGTGCAGCTGTACGCCAACGCCGCGGCCGACGCCGTGCTCGAAGGCAAGGCGGCCGCGCCGAGCGCGGCGACCGTGCGCGAGGAAGAGTTTGCAGAAGGCGGCGACAAGCCGGCCCGCGCCCCGCGCGGCAAGAAGACCGAGGAAGCCGCGGCCGAGTAATCGCCGCGACATGCGGCTGCGCCATGCTGCGCAGCCGCAGCGCCTCC
This genomic window contains:
- a CDS encoding 30S ribosomal protein S2; this encodes MPQITMRQMLEAGVHFGHQTRYWNPKMSPYIFGARGKIHIINLEKTVPLFNDAMNFISGIAQKRGMILFVGTKRSAREAIKEEAERCGMPYMTQRWLGGTLTNFRTVKQSVSRLKELESAETDGTFDKLVKHEVLGLRRERDKLEASLGGIKEMNRLPDALFVIDIGHENIAIQEAKKLGIPVIAVVDTNYDPALVDYAIPGNDDAIRAVQLYANAAADAVLEGKAAAPSAATVREEEFAEGGDKPARAPRGKKTEEAAAE